From Pseudonocardia autotrophica, one genomic window encodes:
- the pepN gene encoding aminopeptidase N yields the protein MTPPNLTRTEAEQRAAQIAVSTYDITIDLTDGAGAPSERTFAVTTTVRFTATEPGGSTWIEWVGEGITSAELNGTALDVAGWTESDGLALPGLAADNELTIVSTGLYTNTGEGLHRFVDPVDQAVYLYSQFETADCKRMFPCFDQPDLKARYTLTVTAPQDWKVISNAPGTVETTGTGAVHTFEQTEILSTYLVALIAGPYGSWHDTYRDESGEVPLGIFCRASLAPHMDHERIFTETKQGFEFYHRSFGLAYPFGKYDQLFVPEFNAGAMENAGAVTFLEDYVFRSRVTRTLYERRAETILHEMAHMWFGDLVTMRWWDDLWLNESFATWASVLCQAEATEYTGAWTTFANLEKSWAYRQDQLPSTHPVAADIPDLQAVEVNFDGITYAKGASVLKQLVAYVGLEPFLAGLRDYFAAHAWGNATFDDLLGSLESASGRDLSDWGTQWLRTTGLNMLRPSFRVDEAGRFTSFDVVQGGARPGAGELRTHRIAVGVYDDDPATGKLVRTQRVELDISGERTAVPELVGLPRGKLVLVNDDDLTYCALRLDPGSLATLVDRIGDIADSLPRTLCWSSAWEMTREAELKARDFVTLVAGGFDTEAEIGVAARLVLQAQTATASYCDPEWAAERGWPLLTDALRFRLDTAPAGSDVQLAVVNALTASVLPENTLDALKGWLLDVRVPDGLTVDTDLRWRLLHALVAHGKAGETEIAEEEQRDPTSTGARHAERARALVPTAEAKERAWQRAVHDDTLPNAVNESIIAGFSHPAQRGLLGDYVERYFAEIDGVWARRTSELAQNVVIGLFPSWAVDRTTVDAADRWLADEAKPAALRRLVSEGRAGIVRALAAREFDAQPTPSTPDQATAVEQP from the coding sequence ATGACCCCGCCCAACCTGACCCGCACCGAGGCCGAGCAGCGCGCGGCGCAGATCGCGGTGTCGACCTACGACATCACGATCGACCTCACCGACGGCGCGGGCGCACCGTCGGAGCGGACGTTCGCGGTCACCACCACCGTCCGCTTCACCGCCACCGAGCCCGGTGGGAGCACCTGGATCGAGTGGGTGGGCGAGGGCATCACCTCCGCCGAGCTGAACGGCACCGCCCTGGACGTCGCCGGCTGGACCGAGTCCGACGGCCTCGCGCTGCCCGGCCTGGCCGCCGACAACGAACTGACGATCGTCTCGACCGGTCTCTACACCAACACCGGCGAGGGCCTGCACCGCTTCGTCGACCCGGTCGACCAGGCCGTCTACCTCTACTCCCAGTTCGAGACGGCGGACTGCAAGCGCATGTTCCCCTGTTTCGACCAGCCCGATCTCAAGGCGCGCTACACGCTCACCGTCACCGCGCCGCAGGACTGGAAGGTCATCTCGAACGCGCCGGGCACGGTCGAGACGACCGGCACCGGTGCCGTGCACACCTTCGAGCAGACCGAGATCCTCTCCACCTACCTGGTGGCGCTGATCGCCGGACCGTACGGGAGCTGGCACGACACCTACCGCGACGAGTCCGGTGAGGTCCCGCTCGGCATCTTCTGCCGCGCATCGCTGGCCCCGCACATGGACCACGAGCGGATCTTCACCGAGACCAAGCAGGGCTTCGAGTTCTACCACCGCAGCTTCGGCCTGGCCTATCCGTTCGGCAAGTACGACCAGCTCTTCGTGCCGGAGTTCAACGCGGGCGCGATGGAGAACGCGGGCGCGGTCACCTTCCTGGAGGACTACGTCTTCCGGTCCCGGGTCACCCGCACGCTCTACGAGCGGCGCGCCGAGACGATCCTGCACGAGATGGCGCACATGTGGTTCGGCGACCTCGTGACCATGCGCTGGTGGGACGACCTCTGGCTGAACGAGTCGTTCGCGACCTGGGCGAGCGTGCTCTGCCAGGCCGAGGCAACCGAGTACACCGGCGCCTGGACGACGTTCGCGAACCTGGAGAAGTCCTGGGCCTACCGGCAGGACCAGCTGCCCTCCACGCACCCGGTGGCCGCGGACATCCCGGACCTGCAGGCCGTCGAGGTCAACTTCGACGGCATCACCTACGCCAAGGGCGCGTCGGTGCTCAAGCAGCTCGTCGCCTACGTCGGGCTGGAGCCGTTCCTGGCCGGGCTGCGCGACTACTTCGCCGCGCACGCCTGGGGCAACGCGACGTTCGACGATCTGCTGGGCTCGCTGGAGTCCGCGTCCGGCCGGGACCTGTCCGACTGGGGCACGCAGTGGCTGCGCACCACCGGCCTGAACATGCTGCGGCCCTCGTTCCGGGTCGACGAGGCCGGCAGGTTCACCAGCTTCGACGTGGTGCAGGGCGGCGCCCGGCCCGGCGCCGGTGAGCTGCGCACGCACCGGATCGCCGTCGGCGTGTACGACGACGACCCGGCGACCGGCAAGCTCGTCCGGACCCAGCGGGTGGAGCTCGACATCTCCGGCGAGCGCACCGCGGTGCCCGAGCTGGTCGGGCTGCCCCGCGGCAAGCTGGTGCTGGTCAACGACGACGACCTGACCTACTGCGCGCTGCGCCTGGACCCGGGTTCGCTTGCGACCCTGGTGGACCGGATCGGCGACATCGCGGACTCGCTGCCGCGCACGCTGTGCTGGTCCTCGGCGTGGGAGATGACCCGCGAAGCCGAGCTGAAGGCCCGCGACTTCGTCACCCTGGTCGCCGGTGGCTTCGACACCGAGGCCGAGATCGGCGTCGCGGCGCGGCTGGTGCTGCAGGCCCAGACCGCGACGGCGTCGTACTGCGACCCGGAGTGGGCCGCCGAGCGGGGCTGGCCGTTGCTGACCGACGCGCTGCGGTTCCGGCTGGACACCGCTCCCGCGGGATCGGACGTCCAGCTCGCGGTGGTCAACGCGCTCACCGCGTCGGTGCTGCCGGAGAACACCCTGGACGCGCTGAAGGGCTGGCTGCTCGACGTCCGGGTTCCGGACGGCCTGACCGTGGACACCGACCTGCGCTGGCGCCTGCTGCACGCGCTGGTCGCACACGGGAAGGCCGGCGAGACCGAGATCGCCGAGGAGGAGCAGCGCGACCCGACCTCGACCGGTGCCCGGCACGCCGAGCGGGCCCGTGCACTGGTGCCGACGGCGGAGGCCAAGGAGCGGGCCTGGCAGCGCGCCGTGCACGACGACACGCTGCCGAACGCGGTCAACGAGTCGATCATCGCCGGCTTCTCGCACCCGGCCCAGCGGGGCCTGCTGGGTGACTACGTCGAGCGCTACTTCGCCGAGATCGACGGCGTCTGGGCGCGTCGCACCTCGGAGCTGGCGCAGAACGTGGTCATCGGCCTGTTCCCGTCCTGGGCGGTGGACCGGACGACCGTCGACGCGGCGGACCGCTGGCTCGCCGACGAGGCCAAGCCGGCCGCGCTGCGCCGCCTGGTCTCGGAGGGGCGGGCCGGGATCGTCCGCGCGCTCGCCGCGCGCGAGTTCGACGCCCAGCCGACCCCGTCCACCCCGGACCAGGCGACCGCCGTCGAGCAGCCGTAG
- a CDS encoding sensor histidine kinase, translating into MAAGSFSGVLGRHRRARFVAGHLADLLVVVTLCVVVVAVTRPQVVDGRIDVGIATAVLTLVAAAFGSAAAIVALVTGRLTGDPRPSWFGAALLLYAVVLLPMSALVVQNNPDGVARLAVLSMLVIGLCILIAALRPPARLGAWGGWALIAVALAVGGTVALQEESRFTTLLAGSPLTSLVAQAGWATVAVLFLLDGYRRQSRVRARLGLGLLVIAVSQLYRTVVPSEPATGLAYPSLRILGMAVVLSALLAMALRAVSRLQDDYDRLQETLGDATLLLERAAGQAAERDHELRNGLAGLAGAAYLLSHGSGDPQTGQLRDAVLSELGRLREMLENPVTAHVEDRPDPAADPMIDERDAALLDLGPRFGPAAAGPAEPADSHRVDVVLRQLVSLRSELPISLAVEEGLPVVAAPDTVTRQVVTNLLANCDRHAHGSPVEVRGRNADEPGFVTVEVRDEGPGLPDGQDELVITRGVHDENAGGSGLGLHISAQLAQEYGGELVLRTAHDPRGCVAVLTLPAVT; encoded by the coding sequence GTGGCGGCCGGCAGCTTCAGCGGTGTCCTCGGGCGGCACCGCCGCGCGCGGTTCGTCGCAGGGCACCTCGCGGATCTCCTCGTCGTCGTCACGTTGTGCGTCGTCGTGGTGGCGGTCACCCGCCCCCAGGTGGTCGACGGCCGGATCGACGTCGGGATCGCGACCGCCGTCCTGACCCTGGTCGCGGCGGCGTTCGGGTCGGCCGCCGCGATCGTCGCACTGGTGACCGGCCGGCTCACCGGCGATCCGCGGCCGTCCTGGTTCGGGGCGGCGCTGCTGCTCTACGCCGTCGTGCTGCTGCCGATGTCGGCGCTGGTCGTACAGAACAACCCGGACGGTGTCGCCCGGCTCGCGGTGCTGTCGATGCTCGTGATCGGGCTCTGCATCCTGATCGCGGCGCTGCGCCCGCCCGCCCGGCTCGGTGCCTGGGGTGGCTGGGCACTGATCGCGGTCGCGCTCGCCGTCGGCGGCACGGTCGCGCTGCAGGAGGAGAGCCGGTTCACCACGCTGCTCGCCGGCAGCCCGCTGACCTCGCTCGTCGCGCAGGCCGGCTGGGCGACGGTCGCGGTGCTGTTCCTGCTCGACGGCTACCGGCGGCAGAGCCGTGTCCGGGCCCGGCTCGGCCTCGGGCTGCTGGTGATCGCGGTGTCCCAGCTCTACCGCACGGTCGTCCCGTCCGAGCCGGCCACCGGCCTCGCCTACCCGTCGCTGCGGATCCTCGGCATGGCCGTGGTGCTGTCCGCGCTGCTCGCGATGGCACTGCGTGCGGTGAGCCGGCTGCAGGACGACTACGACCGTCTCCAGGAGACCCTCGGCGACGCCACCCTGCTGCTGGAGCGGGCGGCCGGTCAGGCCGCGGAGCGCGACCACGAGCTGCGCAACGGCCTGGCCGGTCTCGCCGGCGCCGCCTACCTGCTCTCGCACGGCAGCGGCGACCCGCAGACCGGTCAGCTGCGCGACGCGGTGCTGTCCGAGCTCGGCCGGCTGCGCGAGATGCTGGAGAACCCGGTGACGGCGCACGTCGAGGACCGCCCGGATCCCGCCGCCGATCCGATGATCGACGAACGGGACGCCGCGCTGCTCGATCTCGGTCCCCGGTTCGGCCCGGCGGCCGCGGGGCCGGCCGAGCCCGCCGACTCGCACCGGGTCGACGTCGTCCTGCGTCAGCTGGTGAGCCTGCGCAGCGAGCTGCCGATCAGCCTGGCCGTCGAGGAGGGCCTCCCGGTCGTCGCGGCGCCGGACACGGTCACCCGCCAGGTCGTCACCAACCTGCTCGCCAACTGCGACCGGCACGCGCACGGCTCGCCGGTCGAGGTGCGGGGACGCAATGCCGACGAGCCGGGGTTCGTGACGGTCGAGGTCCGCGACGAGGGGCCAGGACTCCCGGACGGGCAGGACGAGCTGGTGATCACCCGCGGGGTGCACGACGAGAACGCCGGCGGATCCGGCCTCGGGCTGCACATCAGCGCCCAGCTGGCGCAGGAGTACGGCGGCGAGCTGGTACTCCGGACGGCGCACGACCCGCGGGGCTGCGTCGCCGTGCTCACCCTTCCGGCCGTCACCTGA
- a CDS encoding response regulator transcription factor translates to MTAGSPILIVDDHELVGSALALNLRAEGEDAAFHPVRSAAAVLERARAGAPGLIVLDLDLGRDADGNRIDGVQLVAPLVEAGWRVVVLSGSSDAGRVGAALDAGGFVFVPKNAPFPALLNAIREARVGRSVMPPGRREQFIKLHRDRETERRELHGKLDKLTQREREVLALLAGGKRAQAVADHFVVSLATVRTQIRAVLTKLEVGSQLEAVALYRKAAGF, encoded by the coding sequence ATGACCGCCGGGAGCCCGATCCTGATCGTCGACGACCACGAGCTGGTCGGTTCGGCGCTCGCGCTGAACCTGCGCGCCGAGGGTGAGGACGCCGCGTTCCATCCCGTGCGCTCGGCGGCTGCGGTGCTGGAGCGGGCCCGCGCCGGTGCACCCGGCCTGATCGTGCTCGATCTCGATCTCGGCCGGGACGCCGATGGCAACCGGATCGACGGCGTGCAGCTGGTGGCCCCGCTCGTCGAGGCGGGCTGGCGGGTGGTCGTGCTGTCCGGCAGTTCCGACGCCGGCCGGGTCGGAGCCGCGCTGGACGCGGGCGGTTTCGTGTTCGTCCCGAAGAACGCGCCCTTCCCGGCGCTGCTCAACGCGATCCGCGAGGCCCGGGTGGGACGCTCGGTGATGCCGCCGGGGCGTCGTGAGCAGTTCATCAAGCTGCACCGGGACCGGGAGACCGAGCGTCGCGAGCTGCACGGAAAGCTGGACAAGCTCACGCAGCGCGAGCGCGAGGTGCTGGCTCTGCTGGCCGGCGGGAAGCGGGCGCAGGCGGTCGCCGATCACTTCGTGGTCTCGCTCGCCACCGTCCGGACCCAGATCCGCGCGGTCCTCACGAAACTCGAGGTCGGTTCCCAGCTGGAGGCCGTCGCGCTGTATCGGAAGGCCGCAGGCTTCTGA
- a CDS encoding DUF5130 family protein, which translates to MGSGSGVAVFQGNEDELPEGSVVTNSGRLSVARAFHEPDPSEQPFTPVQLSRLDDALTLTSRETGLRFALYLGDLGDDARRTAVDLHGRIDGYDDAVLVAVSPKQRLLEIVTGAEAKVRLPDRGAKLALMSMVASFKEGDLFNGLLSGLRMLADQAGTRH; encoded by the coding sequence GTGGGAAGTGGTAGCGGCGTCGCCGTCTTCCAGGGCAATGAGGACGAGCTGCCCGAGGGCTCGGTCGTCACGAACTCCGGCCGCCTGTCGGTGGCTCGTGCGTTCCACGAGCCGGACCCGTCCGAGCAGCCGTTCACCCCGGTCCAGCTCTCCCGCCTGGACGACGCGCTGACCCTGACCAGCCGGGAGACCGGCCTGCGGTTCGCGCTCTACCTGGGCGATCTCGGCGACGACGCGCGCCGCACCGCGGTCGACCTGCACGGTCGCATCGACGGTTACGACGATGCGGTCCTGGTCGCGGTCAGCCCGAAGCAGCGGTTGCTGGAGATCGTCACCGGGGCCGAGGCCAAGGTGCGGCTGCCGGACCGCGGCGCCAAGCTCGCGCTGATGAGCATGGTGGCCTCCTTCAAGGAGGGCGACCTGTTCAACGGGCTTCTGTCCGGTCTGCGGATGCTGGCGGACCAGGCCGGTACCCGGCACTGA
- the ctaJ gene encoding aa3-type cytochrome oxidase subunit CtaJ: MTVVETLLVYVVVPVVLYFAVWGWIAVRSRSGRSRNTSGDAWPYEPLFWIANPAGAAHDAAHAPADGSDARGGTGGKW; encoded by the coding sequence GTGACCGTCGTCGAGACACTCCTGGTCTACGTGGTCGTGCCGGTGGTTCTGTACTTCGCGGTCTGGGGATGGATCGCAGTACGCAGCCGGAGCGGCCGCTCCCGCAACACGTCGGGGGATGCGTGGCCCTACGAGCCCCTGTTCTGGATCGCCAACCCGGCCGGTGCCGCGCACGACGCTGCGCACGCACCGGCGGACGGCAGCGACGCGCGAGGAGGTACCGGTGGGAAGTGGTAG
- a CDS encoding DUF2252 domain-containing protein, whose translation MTSHPVLAGSDRESYGSLHRRSTPRAERYRLGRSLRKTAPRSTLASWASALRRVDPVDLVEATNTGRVPELVPLRIQRMSASPHAFLRGSAALHAADFAVLPATGIHPVICGDAHLGNFGFYASPERELVFDLNDFDEAHPGAWEWDLRRLVASTWTAGRDSGASEKQCEEAVQRCVRGYAEHLRLLAEQPLLKRSFDIMDVDTLRSDTGNAKARRAIDKAAERARTRTSDRALPRFVTDEGGERRIVTEPPLIAHPDEEHTELILAALDDYLATLPPHWARILGGYHAVDVAHKVVGVGSVGLRAYLVLCEGSSPDDVLFLQLKQARRSVVAPYVHGTEAWHDHQGQRVVEYQQALQTVSDPLLGWTSISSRRHGVRQFYVRQFRDMKGAIVPDRLDGPALADYAAVCGQLLAKGHARTSGASMIAGYLGGGGRVADALCAFARSYADQTEADHESLLRAIRSGRLSDRTPGQVPGGAIG comes from the coding sequence GTGACCTCACATCCCGTGCTGGCCGGCTCCGACCGGGAGTCCTACGGCTCCCTGCACCGACGGTCCACGCCGCGCGCGGAGCGCTACCGGCTCGGCCGGAGCCTGCGGAAGACCGCGCCGCGCTCCACGCTGGCGTCCTGGGCGTCCGCGCTGCGCCGGGTCGATCCGGTCGACCTGGTGGAGGCGACGAACACCGGCCGGGTGCCCGAGCTCGTCCCGCTGCGGATCCAGCGGATGAGCGCCTCCCCGCACGCCTTCCTGCGGGGATCCGCCGCGCTGCACGCCGCCGACTTCGCGGTGCTGCCCGCCACCGGGATCCACCCGGTCATCTGCGGTGACGCGCACCTGGGCAACTTCGGCTTCTACGCCTCCCCGGAGCGTGAGCTGGTCTTCGACCTCAACGACTTCGACGAGGCCCATCCCGGGGCCTGGGAGTGGGACCTGCGCCGGCTGGTCGCCTCCACCTGGACAGCGGGCCGCGACTCCGGGGCGTCCGAGAAGCAGTGCGAGGAGGCCGTCCAGCGCTGCGTGCGCGGCTACGCCGAGCACCTGCGGCTGCTGGCGGAACAGCCGTTGCTGAAGCGCTCGTTCGACATCATGGACGTCGACACGTTGCGCTCCGACACCGGGAACGCGAAGGCCCGGCGCGCCATCGACAAGGCCGCCGAACGCGCCCGCACCCGGACCAGCGACCGGGCGCTGCCCCGCTTCGTCACCGACGAGGGCGGCGAGCGGCGGATCGTCACCGAGCCGCCGCTGATCGCCCATCCCGACGAGGAGCACACCGAGCTGATCCTGGCCGCGCTCGACGACTACCTGGCGACCCTGCCCCCGCACTGGGCCCGGATCCTGGGCGGATATCACGCCGTCGACGTGGCCCACAAGGTCGTGGGCGTCGGCTCGGTCGGCCTGCGCGCCTATCTGGTGCTGTGCGAGGGATCCAGCCCGGACGACGTGCTGTTCCTGCAGCTCAAGCAGGCCCGGCGGTCGGTGGTCGCGCCGTACGTGCACGGCACCGAGGCGTGGCACGACCACCAGGGGCAGCGGGTCGTGGAGTACCAGCAGGCGCTGCAGACGGTGTCCGATCCGCTGCTCGGCTGGACGAGCATCAGCAGCCGGCGGCACGGCGTCCGGCAGTTCTACGTCCGCCAGTTCCGGGACATGAAGGGAGCCATCGTCCCGGACCGGCTGGACGGGCCGGCACTCGCCGACTATGCGGCCGTCTGCGGTCAGCTGCTGGCGAAGGGACACGCCCGCACCTCCGGCGCGTCCATGATCGCCGGCTACCTCGGCGGCGGCGGGCGGGTCGCCGACGCGTTGTGCGCCTTCGCCCGATCCTATGCCGACCAGACCGAAGCCGATCACGAGTCCTTGCTGCGCGCAATCCGCTCCGGTCGGCTGTCGGATCGGACACCTGGGCAGGTGCCGGGCGGCGCGATCGGCTAG
- a CDS encoding MFS transporter: MSTELRAVIDDAPMRPFQWRAIAICVLLNVLDGFDVLVMAFTGRTVAQEWGLGGAELGLLLSAGLVGMAAGSLALAPVADRIGRRPVILIGLLVAGSGMLLSSLAPSAVVLGGLRVLTGFGVGGVLACSTTIATEYAARRWRPLAVGLVGIGYAGGATLGGLLAVSMIDTLGWRAVFLTGGTATLVAIPIVLFALPESLQFLLTRRPAGALERVNGLLGRLRVPALSELPPPVAGAAAARGFRALLAPGVRPTTLRLWALFFLVMAGFYVVTSWTPTLLVEAGLSESQGLTGGTLLNLGGIFGTLLLGLLAARWTLRSVLIGYMLATGVLLAVFLPALGWLAVAFSIGIVIGVVVNGCVGGMYALTATGYDDGIRATGVGAAIGIGRIGAVVAPTAAGALLDAGWTPNALYLACAVLFVLGAAVLLSFRPAVATAPTAGVQ; the protein is encoded by the coding sequence GTGAGCACCGAACTCCGTGCCGTGATCGACGATGCCCCGATGCGCCCGTTCCAGTGGCGGGCGATCGCGATCTGCGTACTCCTGAACGTGCTGGACGGCTTCGACGTGCTGGTCATGGCGTTCACCGGCCGGACGGTGGCCCAGGAGTGGGGTCTCGGTGGTGCCGAGCTGGGACTGCTGCTCTCCGCCGGTCTGGTCGGGATGGCGGCCGGCTCGCTCGCGCTCGCCCCGGTCGCCGACCGGATCGGCCGCCGTCCGGTGATCCTGATCGGGCTGCTGGTCGCCGGCAGCGGGATGCTGCTCTCCTCGCTCGCCCCGTCGGCGGTCGTGCTGGGTGGGCTGCGAGTGCTCACCGGGTTCGGCGTCGGCGGGGTGCTGGCCTGCAGCACCACGATCGCCACCGAGTACGCCGCGCGCCGCTGGCGTCCGCTCGCGGTGGGCCTGGTCGGGATCGGGTACGCGGGCGGGGCGACACTCGGGGGGCTGCTCGCCGTGTCCATGATCGACACGCTCGGCTGGCGCGCGGTCTTCCTCACCGGCGGTACCGCCACCCTGGTCGCGATACCGATCGTGCTGTTCGCGTTGCCCGAGTCGCTGCAGTTCCTGCTCACCCGCCGCCCGGCCGGGGCCCTGGAGCGGGTCAACGGGCTGCTGGGCAGGCTGCGAGTGCCCGCGCTGTCCGAGCTGCCCCCGCCGGTCGCCGGTGCGGCCGCCGCCCGCGGCTTCCGCGCACTGCTGGCGCCCGGCGTGCGACCCACCACGCTGCGCCTGTGGGCGCTGTTCTTCCTGGTCATGGCCGGCTTCTACGTCGTCACCAGCTGGACTCCGACGCTGCTGGTCGAGGCCGGGCTCTCCGAGTCGCAGGGGCTCACCGGCGGCACCCTGCTCAACCTCGGCGGGATCTTCGGCACCCTGCTGCTGGGCCTGCTGGCCGCCCGCTGGACGCTGCGCAGCGTCCTCATCGGCTACATGCTGGCGACCGGTGTGCTGCTCGCGGTGTTCCTGCCGGCCCTGGGCTGGCTGGCGGTGGCGTTCTCGATCGGGATCGTGATCGGGGTCGTGGTGAACGGCTGTGTCGGCGGCATGTACGCGCTGACCGCGACCGGCTATGACGACGGCATCCGGGCGACCGGGGTCGGTGCGGCGATCGGGATCGGCCGGATCGGGGCGGTCGTGGCGCCGACCGCGGCCGGTGCGCTGCTCGACGCCGGATGGACCCCGAACGCGCTCTACCTCGCCTGCGCGGTCCTGTTCGTACTCGGCGCCGCGGTGCTGCTCAGCTTCCGGCCGGCGGTGGCCACTGCGCCGACGGCCGGTGTGCAGTAG
- a CDS encoding TetR/AcrR family transcriptional regulator, which yields MSPDTGRADRRRNRERLVTAAIEVFARDGAAAPLEEIARSAGVGSATLHRHFGSRRELLEAVCTDGVEQLCLRADELVAGEGDPGAALWVWLDELVRYAAATRGVVGVLLTEPEVPACHSNRLRDALEPLRAGAIGAAAVHPEAGVDDLLALVTGISRVTDDDPEAASRLLELVRAGVGSHSVETATKG from the coding sequence ATGTCACCGGACACTGGTCGTGCCGACCGCAGGCGGAACCGGGAGCGGCTGGTCACGGCTGCGATCGAGGTGTTCGCACGGGACGGGGCGGCGGCGCCGCTGGAGGAGATCGCCCGGTCCGCCGGCGTCGGCTCGGCGACCCTGCACCGGCACTTCGGCTCCCGCCGGGAGCTGCTCGAAGCGGTGTGCACCGACGGGGTGGAGCAGCTTTGCCTGCGCGCGGACGAGCTGGTCGCGGGGGAGGGCGACCCGGGAGCCGCCCTGTGGGTCTGGCTCGACGAGCTCGTCCGCTACGCCGCGGCGACCCGCGGTGTGGTCGGCGTGCTGCTCACCGAGCCCGAGGTACCGGCCTGCCACAGCAACCGGCTGCGCGACGCGCTCGAACCGCTGCGGGCCGGGGCGATCGGGGCGGCGGCTGTGCACCCCGAGGCCGGCGTGGACGACCTGCTCGCGCTCGTCACCGGGATCTCCCGGGTCACCGACGACGACCCGGAAGCCGCGAGCCGGCTGCTGGAGCTCGTCCGGGCCGGTGTCGGATCACATTCGGTCGAAACGGCCACGAAAGGGTGA
- a CDS encoding NmrA family NAD(P)-binding protein, with translation MDQAVLVTGATGKQGGAVARAAQAAGLPVRALVRDPGTEQARALADAGIDLVTGDLDDPSSVAAAARGVRAVFSVQMPDLTDPLGDRELRHARTIADAVRAAGVEQVVHTSVSGAGVHGLAGAVDPRTWGEQMAHYWSTKLAAERLLTGSGASRVTVLRPSGFMENFLQPSMYNAGGDPERMVLAADADAEQAWIALADIGAAGAAALADPDRFDGVVLELAGDLLSFRAAAAALSEAWDLAITVTDDPEIARTAGLPEMFVLAQQFTVRHPAPAVPRTARDLGLPTTRFADWAAAQRQTLRLPSAR, from the coding sequence ATGGATCAGGCAGTACTCGTGACGGGCGCGACCGGCAAGCAGGGCGGAGCGGTGGCCCGGGCCGCGCAGGCGGCCGGGCTCCCGGTGCGCGCTCTGGTCCGCGATCCCGGCACGGAGCAGGCCCGGGCGCTCGCCGACGCCGGGATCGACCTGGTGACCGGCGACCTCGACGACCCGTCGTCGGTGGCCGCAGCGGCCCGCGGGGTGCGGGCGGTGTTCTCGGTGCAGATGCCGGATCTGACGGATCCGCTCGGCGACCGCGAGCTGCGGCACGCCCGCACGATCGCCGACGCGGTGCGTGCGGCCGGGGTCGAGCAGGTCGTGCACACCTCGGTGAGCGGTGCCGGCGTGCACGGGCTCGCCGGCGCGGTCGATCCGCGGACCTGGGGCGAGCAGATGGCGCACTACTGGTCGACCAAGCTCGCCGCCGAGCGGCTCCTCACCGGCAGCGGCGCGAGCCGGGTCACCGTGCTGCGCCCCTCGGGGTTCATGGAGAACTTCCTGCAGCCCTCGATGTACAACGCCGGGGGTGATCCGGAGCGGATGGTGCTGGCCGCCGACGCCGACGCCGAGCAGGCGTGGATCGCGCTGGCCGACATCGGCGCCGCGGGGGCCGCGGCGCTCGCCGACCCGGACCGGTTCGACGGCGTCGTGCTGGAGCTGGCCGGGGACCTGCTGAGCTTCCGGGCCGCCGCGGCCGCGCTGTCCGAGGCGTGGGACCTCGCGATCACGGTCACCGACGATCCGGAGATCGCACGCACCGCGGGACTGCCCGAGATGTTCGTGCTGGCGCAGCAGTTCACGGTCCGCCACCCGGCACCGGCCGTGCCGCGCACGGCTCGGGACCTGGGCCTGCCCACCACCCGGTTCGCCGACTGGGCGGCGGCACAGCGTCAGACGTTGCGCCTGCCCAGCGCGCGGTAG